The nucleotide sequence GACCCCGGGGGCTAGCCGGCTAAGGTCTCATGCCTCGGCCTGCGGGGCGAGGCCGCCCCCGCAGGCAGGCCCTCCGGGTGCTCCCAGTCAATCGGCACGGGCACAACCCCGGTCAAGGCATCGCTGAAGTCCTTGACGGTATAGGTAACGCCCTGATTGCCGGGGTCCTCCGCCCAGGCGAGCAGCTGCGGGGCGCCGTCAGGGGCGGCGGGAGCGACCTCCACTGTGGTCACGGCGCAGTTGGCCATGGGCGCCATGCCGTAGATCCGGGGACCCACCCAGCGGGCCAAGATGGTCATCAGCGTCATGCCGTGGGAGACCACCAGCACACTCTCCTCACCGCCCGCATCCGCGGTGCCGGCGCGCAGGTCGGCCAGGACGCGGGCGATTGCGCCGTCTACGTCTGCGAGGTAGTCGCGGGCGCTGATGCCGCCGGGAGCGCCGGGGTGTACCCCGGTCAGGACACCTGGCAGGTGCTGCTCCACCGGCAGGGCGGCGTGCATAACCG is from Actinomyces sp. 432 and encodes:
- a CDS encoding histidine phosphatase family protein; its protein translation is MARIYFVRHGRTVLNEQRRTQGAADSPLTPEGRRGAEICRDYLADVPFTRAYFSPQGRVQETGGILLQAHPGVVPVNLTGLREYNYGVYDGGPDPVMHAALPVEQHLPGVLTGVHPGAPGGISARDYLADVDGAIARVLADLRAGTADAGGEESVLVVSHGMTLMTILARWVGPRIYGMAPMANCAVTTVEVAPAAPDGAPQLLAWAEDPGNQGVTYTVKDFSDALTGVVPVPIDWEHPEGLPAGAASPRRPRHETLAG